One window from the genome of Spirosoma rhododendri encodes:
- a CDS encoding nitroreductase family protein: MTPSIDTINQIIRTRRSIFPPEYTGQDIPRELLETVLENANYAPTHRLTQPWRFTVFRGEGLQKLADYMGDTYRANATPESFSEAKLEGARTKVLKSACVIAIVMDVHPDKVPEWEEVAAVSCAVQNMWLTTTALGIGAYWSSPSNVSALNQFLNLTPSQKCVGLFFMGYHQPKDKPAVRTPIEEKVTWVE, encoded by the coding sequence ATGACCCCGTCAATCGACACGATCAATCAGATTATCCGCACCCGACGCAGCATTTTTCCGCCCGAATATACCGGTCAGGACATTCCGCGCGAGTTGCTGGAAACCGTTCTCGAAAACGCCAACTACGCCCCCACGCACCGGCTTACGCAACCCTGGCGGTTCACCGTCTTTCGGGGCGAGGGTCTGCAAAAACTCGCCGACTACATGGGCGACACCTACCGCGCCAACGCCACGCCCGAATCGTTTTCGGAGGCTAAGCTCGAAGGTGCCCGTACCAAAGTGCTGAAGTCGGCCTGTGTCATCGCCATTGTGATGGACGTACACCCCGACAAAGTGCCGGAGTGGGAAGAAGTCGCAGCGGTATCCTGTGCGGTACAAAACATGTGGCTGACAACGACCGCCCTTGGCATTGGCGCGTACTGGAGCAGCCCCAGCAACGTCAGTGCGTTGAATCAGTTCCTGAACCTGACACCCAGCCAGAAATGCGTAGGTCTGTTCTTTATGGGCTATCACCAGCCGAAAGACAAACCCGCCGTCCGGACCCCTATCGAAGAGAAAGTGACCTGGGTAGAGTAA
- the cbiB gene encoding adenosylcobinamide-phosphate synthase CbiB, with translation MDALIQLGLPLLLGYVLDLLIGDPDNWPHPVRVFGNLIAAGERRLNRGTGRFGKGAALTIGLCVGVWLFFYSLNALALRIHPAVYVLINSLFVWYGLANNNLITEGKAVFRVLKQDGLEAGRRQVARIVGRDTSRLSAQQIRIAALETMSENLSDGVIAPLFFYGLAGVPGMMTYKLINTLDSMIGYRSDRYEQFGKFAARLDDLANLVPARLTALLMSLSGGSLRALQFALRYGRRHKSPNAGYPEAALAGMLDCRFGGPNVYHGILVDKPFIGEHDRPIEPDDIDRAVAINHRTCLLMVMALLGIFALLYA, from the coding sequence ATGGATGCACTGATACAATTGGGACTTCCACTGCTGCTGGGCTATGTGCTTGATCTGCTCATTGGCGATCCCGACAACTGGCCGCATCCTGTTCGGGTATTTGGTAATCTGATTGCCGCCGGTGAGCGCCGACTCAACCGGGGAACAGGCCGTTTCGGTAAAGGGGCTGCGCTAACAATTGGCCTATGCGTCGGCGTCTGGCTGTTTTTCTACAGCCTAAACGCGCTTGCTTTACGCATTCATCCGGCCGTTTACGTGCTCATCAACAGCCTGTTTGTCTGGTACGGGTTGGCCAACAACAACCTGATTACCGAAGGGAAGGCCGTGTTTCGGGTGCTGAAACAGGACGGCCTGGAAGCCGGACGGCGGCAGGTAGCCCGCATTGTCGGGCGGGACACGTCGCGGTTGAGTGCCCAGCAGATTCGGATCGCGGCACTGGAAACCATGTCGGAAAACCTCAGCGATGGCGTCATTGCGCCACTGTTTTTCTACGGGCTGGCGGGCGTACCGGGCATGATGACCTACAAGCTGATTAACACACTGGACTCAATGATCGGCTACCGCAGCGACCGCTACGAACAGTTTGGCAAATTCGCAGCCCGGCTCGATGATCTTGCCAACCTCGTTCCGGCCCGGCTAACGGCCTTGCTGATGAGCCTGTCGGGGGGTAGTCTCCGGGCATTGCAGTTCGCCCTCCGGTACGGTCGTCGACATAAAAGCCCCAACGCCGGTTACCCCGAAGCCGCACTGGCAGGCATGCTCGATTGCCGCTTCGGCGGGCCAAACGTCTATCACGGTATACTAGTCGACAAACCGTTTATCGGCGAGCACGATCGACCCATCGAACCCGACGATATCGACCGGGCGGTTGCCATTAATCACCGCACCTGCCTGCTGATGGTGATGGCGCTGCTGGGTATCTTTGCGCTGCTCTATGCCTAA
- a CDS encoding adenosylcobinamide-GDP ribazoletransferase, with translation MKHELRLFFVALQFYTRLPIPAWVGYSESALNQATRYLPLIGWLVGAVTGLVWLAGTYLIDADTALLLGMTASVLLTGAFHEDGFADVCDGFGGGWTKERILTIMKDSRVGTYGVVGLVLMLGLKFSVLKHIGASLLSQPGLLLMYLMSAHALSRFMAATFIRTHSYVRETDDSKAKPVAQTIGLGVLVVAGVWAVVPLLAMVWLTQQPLLVLLVPVLYGVKMVLARYFTRWIGGYTGDCLGATQQVCEVSFYLFSAILWKFT, from the coding sequence ATGAAACACGAACTCCGGCTGTTTTTCGTCGCGCTCCAGTTCTACACCCGACTGCCCATTCCCGCGTGGGTGGGTTACAGTGAATCGGCCCTGAATCAGGCAACGCGTTATTTGCCCCTGATCGGCTGGCTGGTCGGGGCCGTAACGGGGTTGGTCTGGCTGGCGGGTACCTACCTGATCGACGCCGACACGGCCCTGCTGCTGGGGATGACGGCGTCGGTGCTGCTGACCGGGGCGTTTCACGAAGATGGCTTCGCCGACGTATGCGACGGCTTCGGTGGGGGCTGGACGAAAGAGCGTATCCTGACGATTATGAAAGATAGTCGGGTTGGTACGTACGGTGTTGTCGGGCTGGTGTTGATGTTGGGGCTGAAATTCAGCGTATTGAAGCATATAGGTGCTTCTTTACTTAGCCAGCCGGGCCTGTTGCTGATGTATTTGATGAGTGCTCACGCGCTGAGTCGATTCATGGCTGCCACGTTTATTCGAACCCACAGTTACGTCCGCGAAACCGATGATAGTAAGGCCAAACCCGTCGCGCAAACCATCGGGCTGGGTGTGTTGGTAGTGGCGGGTGTTTGGGCCGTTGTGCCTTTGCTGGCAATGGTCTGGTTGACCCAACAACCCCTGTTAGTACTACTCGTACCTGTTTTGTACGGCGTGAAGATGGTGCTGGCTCGCTATTTTACCCGCTGGATCGGTGGGTATACCGGCGACTGTCTGGGCGCAACGCAGCAGGTGTGCGAAGTAAGTTTCTACCTATTCTCAGCCATACTATGGAAGTTTACCTGA
- the cobT gene encoding nicotinate-nucleotide--dimethylbenzimidazole phosphoribosyltransferase: MEQQIQHIIDTKTKPLGALGRLETLAKQIALIQQTTQPRLVEPHLVVVAASHGIANEGVSAYPSEVTYQMVLNFLAGGAAINVFTRQHGITLKLVDAGVDYTFDPYPHLIDAKVAPGTRSFLREAAMTPEQCVTCLENGRALVAQVQATGCNVIGFGEMGIGNTSSAAMLMSVLLNLPLADCVGTGTGVADERYTQKLAILEQAKAVHSTVDATDPMAVLQTFGGFEIATMCGAFLEAARRRMVMLVDGFIASVAFLCAYRLDPSIRLFAVFCHQSAEKGHARLLAELDAEPLLQLGMRLGEGTGCAVAYPILQSAVAFLNEMASFESAGVSGENA; this comes from the coding sequence ATGGAACAGCAGATTCAACACATCATTGACACGAAAACAAAACCGCTGGGGGCGTTGGGACGGCTGGAAACACTGGCGAAACAGATAGCCCTGATTCAGCAAACGACGCAACCACGACTGGTTGAGCCGCATTTGGTGGTAGTAGCGGCTAGTCATGGCATTGCCAACGAGGGCGTCAGCGCCTATCCCAGCGAAGTGACGTATCAGATGGTGCTGAATTTTCTGGCGGGGGGCGCGGCCATCAACGTCTTCACGCGGCAGCATGGCATCACGCTAAAGCTGGTCGATGCGGGCGTCGATTACACCTTCGACCCGTACCCGCACCTGATCGACGCTAAAGTTGCACCGGGTACGCGGAGTTTTCTGCGGGAAGCCGCCATGACGCCGGAACAGTGTGTTACCTGTCTGGAGAACGGCCGCGCACTGGTCGCGCAGGTGCAGGCAACGGGCTGCAACGTCATCGGCTTTGGCGAAATGGGCATCGGCAATACGTCGTCGGCTGCTATGTTGATGAGCGTACTGCTGAACCTGCCACTTGCCGACTGTGTAGGTACCGGAACAGGCGTTGCCGACGAGCGGTATACACAGAAACTGGCGATTCTGGAGCAGGCAAAAGCGGTGCATTCAACCGTCGACGCGACTGACCCGATGGCCGTATTACAAACGTTCGGCGGCTTCGAGATTGCGACGATGTGCGGGGCATTTCTGGAAGCCGCTCGTCGCCGGATGGTCATGCTGGTCGATGGTTTTATCGCATCCGTCGCGTTTCTGTGTGCGTACAGGCTGGACCCCAGCATTCGGCTATTTGCGGTCTTTTGCCATCAGTCGGCGGAGAAAGGGCATGCTCGTTTGCTGGCTGAACTGGATGCCGAACCGCTGTTGCAATTGGGTATGCGGCTTGGGGAGGGGACGGGCTGCGCCGTGGCCTATCCGATTCTGCAAAGTGCCGTCGCCTTTCTGAATGAAATGGCCTCGTTCGAGAGCGCCGGTGTCAGTGGGGAAAACGCATGA
- a CDS encoding ABC transporter ATP-binding protein: protein MNEPLLTTHDLSIGYPTQQRTVAQGLTLSLAAGQLVCLLGPNGAGKSTLMRTLAGLQTPLAGTVQLAGQPLTDISTLDLARRMSLVLAERVDMGTMRVSELVALGRAPHTGRFGRLTAIDQARIEQALTLTNTHRLADRRLHQLSDGERQTVMLARALAQDTDLILLDEPTAHLDLPNRVEMMRLLRQLTRQTGKAILLSTHELDLALQAADALWLFDARGHLAVGAPEDLVLTGAFDAAFDKAGFYFDRSTGTFTMQPDENGPAVRLSGNESLLFWTRRALRREGFAIQDTADRTIEAFFQQGQARWQYTYAGQTRMATSVSELLRMLNTS, encoded by the coding sequence ATGAACGAACCGCTGTTAACGACGCACGACCTGAGCATCGGCTACCCGACGCAGCAACGTACCGTGGCGCAGGGGCTGACGCTGTCACTAGCTGCCGGTCAACTGGTTTGCCTGTTGGGACCGAACGGGGCGGGAAAGTCGACGCTGATGCGGACGCTGGCGGGGCTACAGACACCGCTGGCCGGAACGGTGCAGCTGGCTGGTCAGCCGTTGACTGACATCAGTACGCTCGATCTGGCCCGGCGCATGAGTCTGGTGCTGGCCGAGCGGGTGGATATGGGTACGATGCGGGTAAGTGAGCTGGTGGCGCTGGGCCGGGCCCCGCATACCGGCCGCTTCGGCCGACTGACGGCCATCGATCAGGCGCGGATTGAGCAGGCATTGACCCTGACGAATACGCACCGGCTGGCCGACCGGCGGTTGCATCAACTGAGTGATGGTGAGCGGCAGACGGTGATGCTGGCCCGTGCGCTGGCGCAGGATACCGACCTGATTTTGCTGGATGAACCCACGGCCCACCTCGACCTGCCTAACCGCGTTGAGATGATGCGGCTGCTGCGACAACTGACCCGGCAAACCGGCAAAGCGATTCTGCTATCGACCCACGAACTGGACCTGGCCCTGCAAGCCGCCGATGCACTATGGCTGTTCGACGCACGGGGACATCTGGCCGTGGGGGCACCCGAAGATCTGGTGCTAACGGGTGCGTTCGATGCTGCCTTCGACAAAGCCGGGTTTTACTTCGACCGCTCGACCGGCACGTTTACGATGCAACCCGATGAGAACGGTCCGGCGGTCCGCCTGTCGGGCAATGAGTCACTGCTGTTCTGGACGCGCCGGGCGCTGCGTCGGGAGGGATTCGCGATACAGGACACCGCCGACCGGACTATCGAAGCTTTTTTCCAACAGGGGCAGGCGCGTTGGCAGTACACCTATGCGGGACAAACCCGCATGGCTACGTCAGTGAGTGAATTGCTGAGGATGTTGAATACGTCATAG
- a CDS encoding bifunctional adenosylcobinamide kinase/adenosylcobinamide-phosphate guanylyltransferase, with protein MIVYISGGVRSGKSRYAQERARQLSDAPVYVATARIWDAEFGQRVDRHRAERGPEWTTFEQEAKLATLPLANRVAVIDCVTLWLTNLFMAHDSDVARTLTAFNAEVDALVKLPGTFLIISNEIGMGLHADTELGRAFTDLQGWANQYVAATADEAIFMVSGLPLFLKNA; from the coding sequence ATGATCGTTTACATCTCCGGTGGGGTCCGCAGCGGCAAAAGCCGGTACGCGCAGGAACGGGCCCGGCAGCTCAGCGACGCACCCGTTTACGTCGCGACGGCCCGCATTTGGGACGCGGAGTTCGGGCAGCGGGTCGACCGACACCGCGCCGAGCGTGGTCCCGAGTGGACGACGTTCGAGCAGGAAGCTAAGCTGGCTACGTTACCGCTGGCCAACCGGGTCGCCGTGATCGACTGCGTGACGCTCTGGCTGACGAATCTGTTTATGGCCCATGACAGCGACGTTGCCCGGACACTGACGGCGTTCAACGCGGAGGTCGACGCGCTGGTGAAATTGCCCGGCACGTTCCTGATTATTTCCAATGAAATCGGGATGGGGCTACACGCCGACACCGAACTCGGCCGTGCTTTCACCGATCTCCAGGGCTGGGCCAATCAATACGTAGCCGCCACCGCCGACGAAGCCATTTTTATGGTCTCCGGCCTGCCACTTTTTTTGAAAAACGCGTAG
- a CDS encoding pyridoxal phosphate-dependent aminotransferase codes for MLHGHGDDRYRYATPIRADFSTNVWYGGEPAGLKDYLFSQWDRINRYPDALAGQLAEQIAGHHRLAADQVLVNSGTTETIYLIAQAFAGSHTTIVTPAFAEYEDACRMHGHQLDFLDWNTLTDTPSLSAELVFICNPNNPTGAIFHALAAWMDRNPQTLFVVDEAFIEFTDKLETALPLLAQYDNLLVMRSLTKAYAIPGLRLGYVIGSPLLITRLTACKQPWTVNAMAMAAGQFIFDHYDHIQLPLSQLLADRRAFTDALDQLPTIQALDTATHFFLAETRTGTAADLKAYLLNQHGLLIRDASNFRGLRPGHFRLCTLAPDKNALLIDALTEWMH; via the coding sequence ATGCTACACGGACATGGCGATGACCGCTATCGCTACGCGACCCCGATTCGCGCCGATTTCAGCACCAACGTTTGGTATGGTGGCGAACCGGCAGGTCTGAAAGATTACCTATTCAGTCAGTGGGACCGGATTAACCGCTACCCCGACGCACTGGCGGGGCAACTGGCCGAACAGATCGCTGGTCACCACCGGCTTGCCGCCGATCAGGTGCTGGTCAACAGCGGCACGACCGAGACGATTTATTTGATCGCGCAGGCATTCGCCGGTAGCCACACGACAATCGTTACGCCCGCCTTTGCGGAGTACGAAGACGCCTGCCGGATGCACGGCCATCAGCTCGACTTTCTCGACTGGAACACGCTCACGGATACACCTTCGCTCTCGGCTGAGTTGGTATTTATCTGTAATCCAAACAACCCGACAGGAGCCATTTTTCACGCATTAGCTGCCTGGATGGACAGAAATCCGCAAACGCTGTTTGTGGTCGACGAAGCGTTCATTGAGTTTACCGACAAACTGGAAACGGCCCTGCCCCTGCTCGCTCAGTACGACAATCTATTGGTTATGCGGTCACTGACGAAGGCCTACGCCATTCCGGGGCTACGGCTGGGCTACGTCATTGGGTCGCCGTTGCTGATCACCCGGCTGACGGCCTGCAAACAACCGTGGACAGTGAATGCGATGGCGATGGCCGCCGGGCAGTTCATCTTCGATCACTACGACCACATTCAACTGCCGCTAAGCCAACTGCTGGCCGACCGGCGGGCGTTTACCGATGCGCTGGACCAACTGCCAACGATTCAAGCCCTCGACACGGCCACCCACTTCTTCCTGGCTGAAACCCGCACCGGGACGGCGGCCGATTTGAAAGCGTATTTGCTCAACCAACACGGCCTGCTCATCCGCGACGCCAGTAACTTTCGGGGGCTGCGACCGGGCCATTTTCGACTTTGCACCCTCGCACCCGACAAAAATGCGCTGCTCATCGACGCACTGACCGAATGGATGCACTGA
- the cobC gene encoding alpha-ribazole phosphatase, with the protein MEVYLIRHTKTDITPGLIYGRTDVPLAGSFAAEMAVIRPKLPANFDAVYSSPSRRCVQLAEQIASAITTDERIYELNFGKWEGQTWDTIDRQASELWMQDFVNNAPPDGETLVQMQSRVQAFWNELRQQPHERVAVVTHGGVIRLLLATEWQLPLTSLFEIRVEYGDVFVIVVSGQEPDTTMTNTD; encoded by the coding sequence ATGGAAGTTTACCTGATTCGCCACACCAAAACAGACATTACGCCGGGCCTGATCTACGGCCGCACTGATGTGCCGCTGGCGGGTAGCTTTGCTGCCGAAATGGCGGTAATTCGTCCAAAATTACCCGCCAACTTCGACGCTGTATACAGCAGCCCGTCGCGACGGTGCGTACAACTGGCTGAACAAATAGCGTCGGCCATCACGACTGACGAGCGTATATATGAATTGAATTTTGGCAAGTGGGAGGGGCAAACGTGGGACACCATCGACCGGCAGGCATCGGAGTTGTGGATGCAGGATTTTGTCAATAATGCCCCGCCGGACGGGGAAACGCTGGTGCAGATGCAAAGCCGGGTACAGGCGTTCTGGAATGAACTGAGACAACAGCCGCACGAGCGTGTGGCTGTCGTTACCCACGGGGGCGTCATCCGCCTGCTGCTGGCCACCGAGTGGCAACTTCCTCTTACGTCGTTGTTTGAGATCAGAGTTGAGTATGGAGACGTGTTTGTCATCGTGGTGTCGGGTCAGGAACCCGACACCACGATGACAAACACAGACTGA
- a CDS encoding cob(I)yrinic acid a,c-diamide adenosyltransferase, whose protein sequence is MKIYTKKGDKGTTGLFGGSRVDKDDVRVECIGTLDEANSTIGLLRVRLGNAHEWQPNLHKIQKDLMDMMSHLARPSDAKKENKNPMPEDGADFCEQWIDALEAAMSSPSDYFLLPGGNEISALCHVARTQIRRGERRLVSLRKTDEVHPAIPAYVNRLSDLFFTLARAEMDKAGVAEEKWQLFLYKRFKSEA, encoded by the coding sequence ATGAAGATATACACGAAAAAAGGCGACAAAGGCACGACGGGCCTGTTTGGCGGAAGCCGGGTCGACAAAGACGACGTGCGGGTAGAATGCATTGGTACGCTCGACGAAGCAAATTCCACCATCGGGCTACTGCGGGTCAGGCTGGGCAACGCCCATGAATGGCAACCGAATCTGCACAAGATTCAGAAAGATTTGATGGATATGATGTCGCACCTGGCTCGCCCATCGGACGCCAAGAAGGAAAACAAGAACCCGATGCCGGAAGACGGCGCTGACTTCTGTGAGCAGTGGATCGACGCGCTCGAAGCAGCCATGTCGTCGCCATCGGATTACTTTCTCCTGCCGGGTGGCAACGAGATTTCGGCCCTATGCCACGTTGCCCGGACGCAGATTCGGCGGGGCGAACGGCGGCTGGTGTCACTGCGCAAAACCGACGAGGTTCACCCGGCTATTCCGGCCTATGTCAACCGGCTGTCGGATCTGTTTTTCACGCTGGCCCGCGCTGAAATGGACAAAGCCGGGGTTGCAGAGGAGAAATGGCAGTTGTTCCTCTACAAACGCTTTAAGTCCGAAGCATGA
- a CDS encoding AAA family ATPase: MPNFVISGGPGAGKTTLLNALQTAGYHTVDEASRVLIQEQVAEGGRCLPWVDLPCFARLALHRMIFDYHQTSTQPGSSATFFDRGIPDIVAYLRVAGLPVDSAFYEAVQQYPYQQQVFMAPPWEAIYVNDSERWQTFAEATSLHNALVDTYLSLGFTIVPLPLAPVADRVAFIQQTVSSCNVL, encoded by the coding sequence ATGCCTAATTTTGTTATTTCTGGTGGCCCCGGCGCGGGGAAAACCACACTGCTCAATGCCCTGCAAACGGCAGGTTACCATACTGTCGACGAAGCGTCGCGGGTGCTGATTCAGGAGCAGGTTGCAGAGGGGGGGCGTTGTTTGCCATGGGTTGATTTACCCTGCTTTGCCCGGCTGGCGCTGCATCGTATGATCTTTGACTACCACCAGACGTCGACACAGCCCGGCAGCTCAGCAACGTTTTTCGACCGGGGTATTCCCGACATCGTCGCCTACCTGCGGGTCGCGGGCTTACCCGTCGATTCGGCCTTTTACGAGGCCGTTCAGCAGTATCCGTACCAGCAGCAGGTGTTTATGGCACCGCCCTGGGAAGCAATTTACGTCAACGACAGCGAGCGCTGGCAGACGTTTGCCGAGGCTACTTCGCTGCACAATGCCCTGGTCGACACTTATTTATCGCTGGGCTTTACCATTGTCCCGCTCCCGCTGGCCCCCGTAGCCGACCGGGTGGCGTTCATCCAGCAGACAGTATCGAGTTGCAACGTTTTATAG
- a CDS encoding type II toxin-antitoxin system VapC family toxin, protein MDYLIDTQILIWFELNGSELKPAIREMLIDGRNSIWVAQLSLFEIAIKQTIGKLPDLRWDTITLANQLEQDGFLLLPLKTAHIAVYNSIPLLANHRDPFDRLLMASAIAEGLTIISADEQFRRYVPQIQLVEA, encoded by the coding sequence ATGGACTACCTCATCGATACGCAAATTCTCATCTGGTTTGAGTTGAACGGTTCGGAACTCAAGCCCGCAATAAGAGAGATGCTAATCGATGGGCGTAACAGTATTTGGGTTGCCCAACTCTCACTGTTCGAAATAGCGATCAAACAAACAATCGGCAAGTTGCCGGACCTTCGCTGGGACACAATCACACTCGCCAATCAATTGGAACAGGATGGCTTTCTACTCCTGCCCCTAAAAACTGCCCACATCGCGGTCTACAATTCAATACCCCTATTGGCCAATCACCGCGACCCGTTCGACCGGCTGCTCATGGCATCGGCTATAGCGGAGGGGCTGACTATTATCTCTGCCGACGAACAGTTTCGGCGGTACGTTCCTCAGATTCAGTTGGTCGAAGCCTGA